Part of the bacterium genome, TCTAAAAAAATAAAGCTAAATAACGAAAAATCTTATCTTACGGCCCTGTCTTATGCAGGTATATCTGAAGAAGACACTATTAAGTTAGTAAAAACCTGTTTCAGATACCAGATAGACAATGTTGAAAGAAATAAAAACTTTGAGGATCACAAATAAAATGACAATTTTGCTTGGAATTACATTTTTATTATCAATTATAGATTTTAATTATAAATACTAAATTATTCGTTTGAAACGGTTTTGCTCAGGCTTCTCGGGTTATTTACGTCATTTCCAAGAAGTTCCGCCATTTTGTATGCCAACAAATGCAAAACAACTGCGGAATAAACAGGTGAAAAGTCTTCATCAAACTTAGAAATATTAAGATATTCTGCTTTAAATTCTGAAAGTTTTGATTCTATATAGCTATCAGCAAAATCTTTTACTATAACAACATCAGCATCTCTTTTTTTAATTAATTGCATTGTATTACCGGTAGAGAGTGTATAATTTGCTTCATCTTGCAATCCGCATTTAGTTATTATTGAGATCACAGTGGAGTTTTCATCCAGCATTGCCAGATGTCCATGGAGAAATTCCCCTGTCGGATAGCCGCCCGTATTTATATAGCAGGTTTCTTTTATTTTAAGAGCGCATTCTTCAGCCAGACCGAAGTTTTGTCCTCTTCCCAGAATGATTAGACTTTTTTTATTGTGCAGTTTTTCTGCGATTTTATCAATTTCTTTCGTATTTAAAATCAATTTTTCTATTTTTTCAGGCAATTGATGGATTTTTTGTTTGTAAGATTCTATTTGACCGGCAGAAGCGGTTTTATTTTTTTCTGCAAGGTAAATTCCTATTATATAGAGACATACAAGTTGTGAAGCAAACGATTTTGTTGCAGGAATGCTTGTTTCCTTTCCTGCATAAATAAACACAGCTGAGTCTGCCGAGTTATGTATTGTAGAAGTTTCGTTATTGGTTACTGCAAAAGTATAAGCTCCTTTTGTTTTTGCAACATGAAGAGCAGAAAGGACATCAGATGTTTCTCCTGACTGAGAAACAAATATTACAAGGTTATCAGAAGATAAAACAGGATTTCTCGTTGCAAATTCACTGGCATGCTCGACTGTTACGGGAATTTGTGCCGCTGATTCTATAAAATATCTGGTTATGTTTCCTGCATTTCTTGAAGATCCGCTTGCTACAATGTAAATTTTGGAAATTTTTTCAAGATTAATTTTGATGTTTTCAACAGGTTTTCCTTTAGGGAGGTAGAATTGTGCTAATTTTTTAAAAATTTCCGGTTCGTCCT contains:
- a CDS encoding SIS domain-containing protein, producing MLSDIKDEPEIFKKLAQFYLPKGKPVENIKINLEKISKIYIVASGSSRNAGNITRYFIESAAQIPVTVEHASEFATRNPVLSSDNLVIFVSQSGETSDVLSALHVAKTKGAYTFAVTNNETSTIHNSADSAVFIYAGKETSIPATKSFASQLVCLYIIGIYLAEKNKTASAGQIESYKQKIHQLPEKIEKLILNTKEIDKIAEKLHNKKSLIILGRGQNFGLAEECALKIKETCYINTGGYPTGEFLHGHLAMLDENSTVISIITKCGLQDEANYTLSTGNTMQLIKKRDADVVIVKDFADSYIESKLSEFKAEYLNISKFDEDFSPVYSAVVLHLLAYKMAELLGNDVNNPRSLSKTVSNE